One region of Constrictibacter sp. MBR-5 genomic DNA includes:
- a CDS encoding MFS transporter — MVRARTDWTGVAFGVWLGVLAAYHQFKVPAAMPLLLERFQYDHVLAGGFMSVYAVAGLLFSLRIGRSMQRHGSGRYLAAAFLLFGAGSFAMLLWPENGWLVLAGRTLEGVGFIVLAILCSLYANLSVGARHLALAAALVATWIPLGQLLASLSAPVFLARGLWEPLWWLGIALTGATAAWALALGRTRRSLFGPGPQTGGAEAAPPSPRETRCLRLAAATFMLWSAEMFAFLTWMPQFLVDEEGLAPAVAVLVYAVPLLVLVGGNFAGGSALRRGVPLPTLLFVVLLVQALFWLWVPFAGNGPGSMAVLLVYAFVAGVTPTCLFGAPAAILGTARAGGGAFGLLHMGRSLGVLVGPVLMAEAFKQLGSWSATAPLFALIGLAGTATAVALALQLRAQPAAAARQGSSL; from the coding sequence ATGGTGCGTGCACGAACTGATTGGACGGGTGTGGCATTCGGCGTCTGGCTGGGCGTCCTTGCCGCCTATCATCAGTTCAAGGTTCCTGCCGCAATGCCGCTGCTGCTGGAACGGTTCCAATACGACCATGTGCTGGCGGGCGGCTTCATGTCGGTCTATGCGGTCGCGGGCCTGTTGTTCTCGCTGCGGATCGGCCGTTCGATGCAGCGCCACGGCTCGGGCCGCTATCTCGCTGCCGCCTTTCTGCTGTTCGGCGCCGGCAGCTTCGCGATGCTGCTCTGGCCGGAGAACGGCTGGCTCGTGCTGGCCGGGCGTACGCTCGAGGGCGTCGGCTTCATCGTGCTGGCGATCCTGTGCTCGCTCTACGCCAATCTCAGCGTCGGCGCCCGACACCTGGCGCTCGCTGCCGCCCTGGTCGCCACCTGGATTCCCCTGGGGCAGCTGCTCGCCAGCCTGAGCGCGCCGGTCTTCCTCGCGCGCGGCCTGTGGGAGCCGCTGTGGTGGCTGGGCATCGCGCTCACCGGTGCGACGGCGGCGTGGGCCCTGGCCCTCGGCCGGACACGCCGGAGCCTGTTCGGGCCGGGGCCGCAGACCGGCGGCGCCGAGGCCGCGCCACCCTCGCCGCGCGAGACGCGCTGCCTGCGTCTCGCCGCGGCCACCTTCATGCTCTGGTCGGCGGAAATGTTCGCCTTCCTGACGTGGATGCCGCAGTTCCTGGTCGACGAGGAGGGACTGGCCCCGGCGGTGGCGGTGCTGGTCTATGCGGTGCCGCTGCTGGTGCTGGTCGGCGGCAATTTCGCCGGGGGATCGGCGCTGCGGCGCGGCGTGCCGTTGCCGACGCTGCTCTTCGTCGTCCTGCTCGTGCAGGCGCTGTTCTGGCTGTGGGTGCCCTTCGCCGGGAATGGGCCGGGATCGATGGCAGTCCTGCTCGTCTACGCCTTCGTCGCCGGGGTCACGCCCACCTGCCTGTTCGGCGCGCCCGCGGCGATCCTGGGCACGGCGCGGGCGGGTGGCGGCGCCTTCGGTCTGCTGCACATGGGGCGGTCGCTGGGCGTGCTGGTCGGGCCCGTGCTGATGGCGGAGGCGTTCAAGCAGCTGGGCTCGTGGAGCGCGACGGCGCCGCTGTTCGCGCTGATCGGACTGGCGGGGACGGCGACGGCCGTGGCGCTGGCACTGCAACTGCGGGCACAACCCGCCGCTGCGGCGCGTCAGGGCAGCAGCTTGTAG
- a CDS encoding class I SAM-dependent methyltransferase yields MTGDGARARLRTLRFGLATLLGRRPRGFFLPYRYAASTVPPQHYPELESLFRAAEPAFLGLLDEIDAHAAALTAIGVAPPPAPRWDQDWFPRLDAAAAYALIRRHLPERIVEVGSGHSTRFMARAVADAGLHTQIVAIDPAPRAAIDGLGLDLRRGTLQQALDGADEIFRFGARDVLFVDSSHLLVAGSDVDLLLNRVVPRLPTGALLHVHDVFLPDGYPAAWGWRGYNEQNAIGPLLAHGAFELLFASRWTATRLAARIDRSILARLPLPDGAWETSLWLRRR; encoded by the coding sequence GTGACGGGCGACGGCGCGCGAGCGCGGCTGCGCACGCTGCGATTCGGGCTGGCCACGCTCCTCGGCCGCCGGCCGCGCGGCTTCTTCCTCCCCTACCGCTATGCAGCGTCGACCGTTCCGCCGCAGCACTATCCCGAACTGGAGTCGCTGTTCCGGGCGGCGGAGCCGGCGTTCCTCGGCCTGCTCGACGAGATCGACGCACACGCCGCGGCGCTGACCGCGATCGGCGTCGCGCCGCCACCCGCGCCCCGGTGGGACCAGGACTGGTTTCCGCGACTCGATGCGGCGGCCGCCTATGCACTGATCCGCCGCCACCTACCCGAGCGGATCGTGGAGGTAGGGAGCGGCCATTCCACCCGATTCATGGCCCGTGCCGTCGCAGACGCCGGCCTGCACACGCAGATCGTCGCCATCGACCCCGCGCCGCGCGCCGCGATCGACGGCCTGGGGCTGGACCTACGGCGCGGTACGCTGCAGCAGGCACTCGACGGCGCTGACGAGATCTTCCGGTTCGGCGCACGCGACGTGCTGTTCGTCGATTCCAGCCACCTTCTCGTGGCCGGCAGCGACGTCGACCTGCTTCTGAACCGCGTCGTCCCCCGTCTCCCCACCGGCGCCCTGCTGCACGTGCACGACGTCTTCCTGCCCGACGGCTATCCTGCAGCCTGGGGATGGCGCGGCTATAACGAGCAGAACGCGATCGGCCCGCTGCTGGCGCATGGCGCCTTCGAACTGCTGTTCGCCAGCCGCTGGACCGCGACGCGCCTCGCCGCGCGGATCGACCGCTCTATCCTGGCGCGCCTGCCGCTGCCCGACGGGGCCTGGGAAACGAGCCTTTGGCTGCGGCGGCGGTGA
- a CDS encoding response regulator transcription factor: MSTSRKILLVDDDDALRASLAEQLQLHEEFITVQVPTGADALAAVRSDHFDAILLDVGLPDMDGREVCRVMRRSGVTAPVLMLTGAAGDADTILGLDAGANDYITKPFRMNILLARLRAHLRQHEQSEDAVFAIGPYSFRPSAKTLSRGENGAKIRLTEKEAAILKYLYRAGRRVVPRETLLHEVWGYHPEVTTHTLETHVYRLRQKIERDPARAEMLVTEQGGYKLLP, translated from the coding sequence ATGAGTACCAGCAGAAAGATCCTCCTCGTGGACGACGACGACGCGCTACGTGCGTCCCTCGCCGAGCAGTTGCAGCTGCACGAGGAGTTCATCACCGTCCAAGTCCCGACGGGAGCGGACGCCCTGGCGGCCGTGCGGAGCGATCATTTCGATGCGATCCTCCTCGACGTCGGCCTGCCGGACATGGACGGTCGCGAGGTCTGCCGGGTGATGCGCCGAAGCGGCGTCACCGCGCCCGTACTGATGCTGACCGGCGCCGCGGGCGACGCCGATACCATCCTCGGCCTCGATGCCGGCGCGAACGACTACATCACGAAGCCGTTTCGCATGAACATCCTGCTCGCCCGGCTGCGCGCCCATCTGCGCCAGCACGAGCAGAGCGAAGACGCCGTCTTCGCCATCGGCCCGTACAGCTTCCGGCCGAGCGCCAAGACGCTGTCACGCGGCGAGAACGGCGCGAAGATCCGCCTGACCGAGAAGGAGGCGGCGATCCTGAAATATCTCTACCGCGCGGGACGCCGCGTCGTGCCGCGCGAGACGCTGCTGCACGAGGTCTGGGGCTATCATCCCGAGGTCACGACCCACACGCTGGAGACGCACGTCTACCGCCTGCGCCAGAAGATCGAGCGCGATCCCGCCCGCGCCGAGATGCTGGTCACCGAGCAGGGCGGCTACAAGCTGCTGCCCTGA
- the arfB gene encoding alternative ribosome rescue aminoacyl-tRNA hydrolase ArfB, whose amino-acid sequence MIMVGHGIVIDDAEIEEAFVRASGPGGQNVNKVSTAVQLRFDVRRSPNLPEAVRARLERLAGQRLTQDGVLIIGAQRFRSLERNRDDARERLFDLIRRAAIPPTPRRPTRPTLGSKKRRLEGKAKRATVKGMRRNPPTD is encoded by the coding sequence ATGATAATGGTCGGCCACGGCATCGTGATCGACGACGCCGAAATTGAAGAGGCGTTCGTCCGCGCCTCGGGCCCAGGTGGGCAGAACGTGAACAAGGTGTCGACGGCGGTACAGTTGCGCTTCGACGTGCGCCGCTCGCCCAACCTGCCCGAAGCAGTCCGGGCGCGCCTGGAACGGCTGGCAGGCCAGCGGCTTACCCAGGACGGCGTGCTGATCATCGGCGCCCAGCGCTTCCGCAGCCTCGAACGTAACCGCGACGATGCCCGGGAGCGCCTCTTCGACCTCATCCGGCGCGCCGCGATCCCGCCGACGCCGCGCCGGCCGACCCGCCCGACACTCGGCTCGAAGAAGCGACGGCTCGAGGGCAAGGCGAAGCGCGCGACGGTCAAGGGGATGCGGCGGAACCCGCCGACCGACTGA
- a CDS encoding MBL fold metallo-hydrolase, giving the protein MTDGSEFLVRFWGVRGSIACPGPETARYGGNTACVEMRCGSHVLTFDGGTGLRPHGKALAAEGPLDGDLFLTHTHFDHIIGIPFFAPAFDAKSRFRVWAGHLMPHGSNVCDVLRLMMRSPLFPVPVEIFKAQIDYCDFGAGETLTPRPGITVRTAPLDHPDGATGYRVEFGGRSACYVTDTNHVPGKPNAEILDLIRGADIVIYDATFTDAEHERYAGWGHSTWQEGVRLCNAAGVGKLVTFHHDPERTDEALDALAAEMEAMRPGSLVAREGMVLKL; this is encoded by the coding sequence TTGACCGACGGTTCGGAGTTCCTCGTGCGATTCTGGGGTGTGCGCGGAAGCATCGCCTGCCCCGGTCCCGAGACGGCACGCTACGGCGGGAATACCGCGTGCGTCGAGATGCGCTGCGGCTCCCACGTGCTGACCTTCGACGGCGGCACGGGGTTGCGGCCGCACGGCAAGGCACTCGCGGCGGAGGGTCCGCTCGACGGCGACCTGTTCCTGACCCACACGCATTTCGACCACATCATCGGCATCCCATTCTTCGCGCCCGCCTTCGATGCGAAGTCGCGCTTCCGCGTGTGGGCCGGGCACCTCATGCCGCACGGGTCGAACGTGTGCGACGTGCTGCGGCTGATGATGCGCTCGCCGCTCTTCCCCGTCCCCGTCGAGATATTCAAGGCGCAGATCGACTATTGCGACTTCGGCGCCGGGGAGACCCTCACCCCGCGGCCGGGGATCACGGTGCGGACCGCGCCGCTCGACCATCCCGATGGTGCCACCGGCTACCGCGTCGAATTCGGCGGCCGGTCGGCCTGCTATGTCACGGACACCAACCACGTGCCAGGCAAGCCGAACGCCGAGATCCTCGACCTGATCCGCGGCGCGGACATCGTCATCTACGACGCGACCTTCACCGACGCCGAGCACGAGCGCTATGCCGGCTGGGGCCATTCCACCTGGCAGGAGGGCGTGCGACTCTGCAATGCCGCCGGGGTGGGGAAGCTGGTGACGTTCCACCACGACCCGGAGCGCACCGACGAGGCGCTCGACGCGCTCGCGGCGGAGATGGAAGCGATGCGGCCCGGCTCGCTGGTCGCGCGCGAGGGCATGGTCCTGAAGCTGTGA
- a CDS encoding fatty acid desaturase has product MQTPQAADFRALKLATGPYQRASTLRSIGQLATSFGPFVAICAFLYAMPDLPLWVAAPLWGVAAAFVVRIFIIQHDCGHGSFFASARANRLTGAVCSLVTFTPYAAWRRQHAGHHANWNNLDRRTSGADIYSDCLTVTEYRALSRMERFKYRLLRHPAVSLLLIPPLVFLLLYRVPFDTPKAWRKERRSVYLTDLAVAALILVLGFFLGFERVLMVQLPIICIAAVIGVWLFSVQHRFEHTLWARATDWSYGEASIAGSSHLRLPRLLRWLTGNIGLHHVHHLNPRIPNYRLQECHDTLADLQRAPELSFWEAVAGSRYALWDEDLKRMVSFRAAGRPISP; this is encoded by the coding sequence ATGCAAACGCCCCAAGCCGCAGACTTCCGCGCGCTGAAACTGGCCACCGGCCCGTATCAGCGCGCATCCACCCTGCGCAGCATAGGCCAGCTCGCAACCTCGTTCGGGCCGTTCGTCGCGATCTGCGCATTCCTCTATGCGATGCCGGACCTGCCGCTCTGGGTCGCGGCGCCGCTGTGGGGCGTCGCGGCGGCCTTCGTTGTACGGATCTTCATCATCCAGCATGATTGCGGCCACGGCTCCTTCTTCGCCTCGGCGCGCGCCAACCGGCTGACCGGTGCGGTGTGCAGCCTCGTCACCTTCACGCCCTATGCGGCCTGGCGGCGGCAGCATGCGGGGCACCACGCCAACTGGAACAATCTCGACCGGCGGACCAGCGGCGCCGACATCTACTCCGACTGCCTGACCGTGACCGAGTACCGCGCGCTGTCGCGCATGGAACGGTTCAAGTATCGGCTGCTGCGCCATCCGGCGGTGTCGCTGCTGCTGATTCCGCCGCTCGTCTTCCTGCTGCTCTACCGGGTGCCGTTCGACACGCCGAAGGCGTGGCGCAAGGAGCGGCGCAGCGTCTATCTGACGGACCTCGCGGTGGCGGCTCTGATCCTCGTTCTGGGATTCTTCCTCGGTTTCGAGCGCGTGCTCATGGTTCAGCTGCCGATCATCTGCATCGCCGCGGTCATCGGCGTGTGGCTGTTCTCCGTCCAGCATCGCTTCGAGCACACGCTGTGGGCGCGGGCGACGGACTGGTCCTACGGCGAAGCCTCGATCGCCGGCAGCTCGCATCTCCGGCTGCCGCGCCTGCTGCGCTGGCTGACGGGCAATATCGGGCTGCACCACGTGCATCATCTGAACCCGCGCATTCCGAACTATCGCCTGCAGGAATGCCACGACACGCTGGCGGACCTGCAGCGCGCGCCGGAGCTGAGCTTCTGGGAGGCGGTCGCCGGCTCGCGCTACGCGCTGTGGGACGAGGACCTGAAGCGGATGGTCTCGTTCCGGGCGGCGGGGCGGCCGATCTCGCCCTGA
- a CDS encoding ABC transporter substrate-binding protein, which yields MATLALVVPAAVPVAMAADPIRIGDMNSYTSLPAFSIPYRKGWQLAVEEINAAGGVLGRPMEVVSRDDGGKPADAVTVANELVSRERVEVLAGTLLSHVGLAVADFANQRRIVFIAAEPLTDALAWSKGNPYTFRLRPGTYVQAAMLAEQAAKLPAKRWATVAPNYEYGKSAVEAFKALLKERRPDVEFIGEQWPALFKIDAGATTQALARLEPDAIFNVLFGSDLAQFVREGQTRGLFEGRPVASVLSGEPEWIDPLKDEAPKGWIVTGYPWYALETPEHQVFRKAYMDKFDDYPRLGSVVGYATLKLIAKAVEKAGGTDPEKLAAALRGLELDTPLGPIEMRAADQQSTMGTFVGTLTVGDGMPRMVDWQYHDGKEYLPSEEEAKKLRPDS from the coding sequence ATGGCCACGCTGGCGCTGGTCGTTCCGGCCGCCGTTCCCGTTGCCATGGCGGCTGATCCGATCCGCATCGGCGACATGAACAGCTACACCAGCCTGCCGGCCTTCTCGATCCCCTATCGCAAGGGGTGGCAACTCGCCGTGGAGGAGATCAACGCCGCCGGCGGCGTGCTCGGACGGCCGATGGAGGTCGTCTCGCGCGACGACGGCGGCAAGCCGGCGGACGCGGTGACGGTGGCCAACGAACTGGTGTCGCGCGAGCGGGTCGAGGTGCTGGCCGGCACGCTGCTGAGCCATGTCGGCCTCGCGGTCGCTGACTTCGCCAACCAGCGCCGGATCGTCTTCATCGCCGCCGAGCCGTTGACCGACGCGCTCGCCTGGTCGAAGGGCAATCCCTACACCTTCCGCCTGCGGCCCGGCACCTATGTGCAGGCGGCGATGCTGGCCGAACAGGCGGCGAAGCTGCCGGCGAAGCGCTGGGCGACGGTGGCGCCGAACTACGAGTACGGCAAGTCGGCGGTCGAGGCCTTCAAGGCGCTGCTCAAGGAGCGCCGGCCGGACGTCGAGTTCATCGGCGAGCAGTGGCCGGCGCTGTTCAAGATCGACGCCGGGGCCACGACCCAGGCGCTGGCGCGGCTGGAGCCGGACGCGATCTTCAACGTCCTGTTCGGCAGCGACTTGGCGCAGTTCGTCCGCGAGGGCCAGACGCGCGGCCTGTTCGAGGGCCGCCCGGTCGCCAGCGTCCTGTCCGGCGAACCGGAATGGATCGACCCGCTGAAGGACGAGGCGCCGAAGGGCTGGATCGTCACGGGCTATCCCTGGTACGCCCTCGAGACGCCGGAGCACCAGGTGTTCCGCAAGGCCTACATGGACAAGTTCGACGACTATCCGCGGCTCGGCTCGGTGGTCGGCTACGCGACCTTGAAGCTGATCGCCAAGGCGGTCGAGAAGGCCGGCGGTACCGACCCCGAAAAGCTCGCCGCCGCGCTGCGGGGGCTCGAACTCGACACGCCGCTCGGCCCGATCGAGATGCGTGCCGCCGACCAGCAGAGCACGATGGGTACCTTCGTCGGCACGCTGACGGTCGGCGACGGCATGCCGCGGATGGTCGACTGGCAGTATCACGACGGCAAGGAATACCTGCCGTCCGAGGAAGAAGCGAAGAAGCTCCGCCCCGACAGCTGA
- a CDS encoding YihY/virulence factor BrkB family protein — translation MTIGTIAKLLLLAGSTYVFAASRGGRHDRPQDGDALPAAAHETGRGRRADAPSQISARGWRDVVMRVYNETFDDNLWVLAAGVAFYCLLSLFPAIAATVSIYGMVADVGTIEQHLIALGSVMPGEAQSIVEGQVRAVAESSSTALGFGAALTLGFAIWSAASAVKALMAGLTLAYDETERRSFLWYNVVALALTVGAILFLLVSLGAIVVLPTVFAFVGLGATAEAVVGFLRWPALAVLVMVALAAFYRYAPCRSRPRWRWVSWGSVLATATWLAASAGFSWYVSNFGSYNETYGTLGAVVILLMWFYLTAYIVLIGAELNAEMEHQTVRDTTDPPEEALGRRGAYVADTVGERS, via the coding sequence GTGACTATCGGGACGATCGCCAAACTGCTGCTCCTCGCCGGGAGCACCTACGTCTTCGCGGCGAGCCGCGGTGGCCGCCACGACCGCCCGCAGGACGGCGACGCTCTGCCTGCAGCAGCGCACGAGACAGGGCGCGGACGCCGGGCCGATGCGCCCAGCCAGATCAGCGCACGCGGCTGGCGGGACGTGGTCATGCGCGTCTACAACGAGACTTTCGACGACAATCTCTGGGTGCTCGCGGCCGGCGTCGCCTTCTATTGCCTGCTCTCGCTCTTCCCTGCGATCGCCGCCACCGTCTCGATCTATGGCATGGTGGCCGACGTCGGGACCATCGAGCAGCATCTGATCGCACTCGGATCGGTGATGCCCGGCGAAGCGCAGAGCATCGTCGAGGGCCAAGTGCGCGCCGTCGCGGAGAGTTCCAGCACGGCCCTCGGCTTCGGCGCCGCGCTCACGCTCGGCTTCGCGATCTGGAGTGCGGCGAGCGCGGTCAAGGCATTGATGGCCGGGCTGACCCTCGCCTACGACGAGACCGAGAGGCGCAGCTTCCTCTGGTACAACGTCGTGGCGCTCGCCCTGACGGTTGGTGCGATCCTCTTCCTGCTGGTCAGCCTGGGCGCGATCGTCGTGCTTCCCACCGTATTCGCCTTCGTCGGCCTGGGCGCGACGGCAGAGGCCGTGGTGGGCTTCCTGCGCTGGCCGGCACTCGCCGTCCTCGTCATGGTCGCGTTGGCTGCCTTCTATCGCTACGCCCCCTGCCGCAGCCGCCCCCGGTGGCGCTGGGTCAGCTGGGGCTCCGTGCTCGCCACCGCGACCTGGCTCGCCGCCTCGGCCGGCTTCTCCTGGTACGTCAGCAATTTCGGCAGCTACAACGAAACCTACGGCACGCTCGGTGCCGTGGTGATCCTGCTGATGTGGTTCTACCTCACCGCCTACATCGTGCTGATCGGCGCCGAGTTGAACGCCGAGATGGAGCATCAGACGGTCCGCGACACCACCGACCCGCCGGAGGAGGCGCTGGGCCGCCGCGGCGCCTATGTGGCGGACACCGTCGGCGAGCGCTCCTGA
- a CDS encoding (Fe-S)-binding protein, whose product MTDSPGTAFLDAVNGQIASMSDACTRCGKCVEACPMVEPAGLNPADGPAIVEGMLDLLAGGEGTPDAERWAQVCTNSGRCMTACDYGVNPRLLVNMARIASRAKQGEAVVRRDAHAFFGTMSRSTRVISRLQLAPEVIEKINPPVKPAGEYSATPPDIVFYTGCNVIKTPHIALLVLDTLDALKVSYEVMGGVPTCCGIQQFKQGDGKTAGRVGYNTIERLSRPGASKVVSWCPSCQIQIGEVALPAYKDSYGATPFDLSPITEFFADRLDDLRPLLKHPVRKRVALQERAALPRVTAAVKTLLGAIPELEVVDLDVPVVSTQASHLSILPAFKADLRRREFEAAAAAGVTTFASIFHGCHRELVQFQPQVEFELLNFMELIGESMGLHIPDLYKRLALMKDVDAVIADTADLIAAHRLDLDTVREVVALDMFSGSPAKPAPVAGA is encoded by the coding sequence ATGACGGACTCACCCGGCACGGCATTCCTGGACGCCGTCAACGGCCAGATCGCGAGCATGTCCGACGCCTGCACGCGATGCGGAAAATGTGTCGAGGCCTGTCCGATGGTCGAACCGGCAGGGCTGAACCCGGCCGACGGGCCGGCGATCGTGGAGGGGATGCTCGACCTCCTGGCCGGGGGCGAAGGGACGCCCGACGCGGAACGCTGGGCACAGGTCTGCACCAACAGCGGCCGCTGCATGACGGCCTGCGACTATGGCGTGAACCCGCGCCTGCTGGTCAACATGGCGCGCATCGCCTCGCGGGCAAAGCAGGGCGAGGCGGTCGTCCGACGCGACGCGCACGCGTTCTTCGGCACCATGAGCCGCAGCACGCGGGTTATCTCGCGTCTGCAGCTGGCGCCCGAGGTGATCGAGAAGATCAATCCGCCGGTAAAGCCGGCCGGAGAATATTCCGCCACGCCGCCCGACATTGTCTTCTACACGGGCTGCAATGTCATCAAGACCCCGCACATCGCGCTGCTCGTCCTCGACACGCTCGATGCCCTGAAGGTCAGTTACGAGGTGATGGGCGGCGTGCCGACCTGCTGCGGCATCCAGCAGTTCAAACAGGGCGACGGCAAGACGGCCGGTCGTGTCGGCTACAACACGATCGAACGCCTCAGCCGCCCCGGCGCGTCGAAGGTCGTGTCCTGGTGCCCGAGCTGCCAGATCCAGATCGGCGAAGTGGCGCTGCCCGCCTACAAGGACTCATATGGCGCGACGCCGTTCGACCTCAGCCCGATCACCGAGTTCTTCGCCGATCGCCTCGACGACCTGCGTCCGCTCCTGAAGCATCCGGTGCGCAAGCGGGTCGCGCTGCAGGAACGTGCCGCCCTGCCACGGGTGACCGCCGCGGTGAAGACACTGCTCGGCGCCATTCCGGAGCTCGAGGTGGTCGACCTCGACGTGCCCGTGGTCAGCACCCAGGCGAGCCACCTGTCGATCCTGCCCGCGTTCAAGGCCGATCTCCGCCGTCGCGAGTTCGAGGCCGCCGCCGCCGCCGGCGTCACGACCTTCGCCTCGATCTTCCACGGCTGCCACCGCGAGCTCGTTCAGTTCCAGCCCCAGGTGGAATTCGAGCTCCTGAACTTCATGGAGCTGATCGGCGAGAGCATGGGGCTGCACATCCCCGACCTCTACAAGCGCCTCGCGCTCATGAAGGACGTAGACGCCGTCATCGCCGACACGGCGGACCTGATCGCGGCACACCGCCTCGACCTGGACACCGTCCGCGAAGTGGTGGCACTCGACATGTTCAGCGGTTCACCAGCAAAACCGGCGCCGGTGGCAGGCGCCTGA